Proteins encoded within one genomic window of Sphingosinicella ginsenosidimutans:
- a CDS encoding DUF1674 domain-containing protein produces MAKRPAHLKPPAYLTPSPPVPAPGPAEPANEHGGPKGREPTRYGDWENKGLCWDF; encoded by the coding sequence ATGGCCAAGCGCCCCGCACATCTGAAGCCGCCCGCTTACCTCACCCCCAGCCCGCCAGTGCCTGCGCCGGGCCCGGCCGAGCCCGCGAACGAGCATGGCGGACCCAAGGGGCGCGAGCCGACCCGTTATGGCGACTGGGAGAATAAGGGGCTCTGCTGGGATTTCTGA
- the htpX gene encoding zinc metalloprotease HtpX has translation MNGFKTTMLLAALTALFMGLGYTLGGAGGAIVALLLAAGMNLFTYWNADRIVLRMHDAREVTAESCPKLVGIVHGLAARAGLPMPRVYLIDSPVPNAFATGRDPAHAAVAASIGLLRILDREEVAAVMAHELAHVKNRDTLVMTMTATIAGAVSMLANFGLFFGGGRDRNWIALLLAVIVAPFAAMIVQLAISRTREYSADRGGAFISGNPRALASALAKLEEGARRIPNPVAARNPAVAALYIVPGFEGGDSLFSTHPATGNRIAALQAIAAEMGGPPQRSALARASALDPLGRRA, from the coding sequence ATGAACGGTTTCAAGACGACGATGCTGCTCGCGGCATTGACCGCCTTGTTCATGGGGCTGGGCTATACGCTCGGCGGCGCCGGCGGCGCGATCGTTGCGCTCTTGCTCGCCGCGGGGATGAACCTGTTCACCTACTGGAACGCCGACCGGATCGTGCTTCGGATGCACGATGCACGCGAGGTGACGGCGGAAAGCTGCCCGAAGCTGGTCGGGATCGTCCACGGCCTCGCCGCGCGCGCGGGCCTGCCGATGCCGCGCGTCTATCTGATCGATTCGCCGGTGCCCAACGCCTTCGCCACGGGCCGCGACCCCGCTCACGCCGCCGTCGCGGCATCGATCGGCCTGCTTCGGATCCTCGATCGCGAGGAAGTGGCGGCGGTGATGGCGCATGAGCTCGCCCATGTGAAGAATCGCGACACGCTGGTGATGACGATGACCGCGACCATCGCCGGCGCGGTCTCGATGCTCGCCAATTTCGGCCTGTTCTTCGGCGGCGGCCGTGATCGCAACTGGATCGCGCTGCTGCTCGCGGTGATCGTCGCGCCCTTCGCGGCGATGATCGTCCAGCTCGCGATCAGCCGCACCCGCGAATATTCCGCCGATCGCGGCGGCGCCTTCATCAGCGGCAACCCGCGCGCGCTCGCCTCGGCGCTCGCCAAGCTTGAGGAGGGCGCGCGGCGCATCCCCAATCCGGTCGCGGCGCGCAATCCGGCGGTCGCGGCCCTCTATATCGTCCCCGGCTTCGAGGGCGGCGACAGCCTGTTCTCGACCCATCCGGCGACCGGCAACCGCATTGCCGCGCTCCAGGCGATCGCCGCCGAAATGGGCGGTCCGCCGCAGCGCTCCGCCTTGGCCCGCGCCAGCGCTCTCGATCCGCTCGGGCGGCGCGCCTGA
- a CDS encoding RsmB/NOP family class I SAM-dependent RNA methyltransferase encodes MISADPPGTPARRAAVRLLDAVLRRGLPLESALDSAARDVARPEDRALAYAIAAEALRRLPDLDALIDRATKQRLAEDAKARFALRIALVQPLALGTPPHAAISTVLPLVDGGPRRLVHGVFGAAMRAGWTLPEVPTLPADVACRWRAAWGEDVVAAAARLIASPPPLDLSFALPGPPPALDGISLAPGHLRLPRGTNVTSLPGFAEGRFWVQDISASRPARLLGEGHGRIVLDLCAAPGGKTMQLAAAGWRVTAVDSSESRLARLADNLGRTGLAAEIITADVMRWTPPAPVDAILLDAPCSATGIFRRHPDVLHRVRPRAIAALAQTQGAMLARAADWLKPGGALVYSVCSLEPEEGEAVASAFAASRPDFTLEESERILPGAHEEAGGADAFYLARFRRN; translated from the coding sequence CTGATTTCCGCCGATCCGCCAGGAACGCCCGCGCGCCGCGCGGCGGTGCGGCTGCTTGACGCTGTGCTGCGCCGCGGGCTGCCGCTCGAATCCGCGCTCGATTCGGCCGCGCGCGATGTCGCCCGACCCGAAGACCGCGCCCTCGCTTATGCCATCGCGGCCGAGGCGCTTCGCCGCCTGCCCGATCTCGACGCACTCATCGACCGCGCGACGAAGCAGCGGCTCGCCGAGGATGCAAAGGCGCGGTTCGCGCTCCGGATCGCCCTGGTCCAGCCGCTCGCGCTTGGCACGCCGCCGCACGCCGCGATCTCGACCGTCCTGCCGCTGGTCGACGGCGGCCCGCGCCGGCTGGTCCATGGCGTGTTCGGCGCGGCAATGCGGGCCGGCTGGACGCTGCCCGAGGTGCCGACGCTGCCAGCCGACGTGGCGTGCCGCTGGCGCGCGGCCTGGGGCGAGGATGTCGTCGCGGCCGCCGCGCGCCTGATCGCGTCGCCGCCGCCGCTCGACCTCTCCTTCGCGCTTCCCGGACCGCCGCCGGCCCTCGACGGAATCAGCCTCGCCCCCGGTCATTTGCGGCTGCCGCGCGGGACGAATGTCACCAGCCTGCCCGGCTTCGCGGAGGGCCGCTTCTGGGTCCAGGACATTTCCGCCTCGCGCCCCGCGCGCCTCCTCGGCGAGGGGCATGGGCGTATCGTCCTCGATCTGTGCGCCGCGCCGGGCGGCAAGACGATGCAGCTCGCCGCCGCTGGCTGGCGCGTCACCGCGGTGGATTCGTCCGAAAGTCGTCTGGCGCGACTTGCCGACAATCTCGGCCGCACCGGGCTTGCGGCCGAGATCATCACTGCCGACGTGATGCGCTGGACGCCGCCGGCACCGGTGGATGCGATCCTGCTCGATGCACCCTGCTCGGCGACCGGCATTTTCCGCCGCCATCCCGATGTGCTCCACCGCGTCCGTCCGCGCGCCATCGCCGCGCTCGCCCAGACGCAGGGCGCGATGCTCGCCCGCGCGGCGGACTGGCTGAAGCCCGGCGGCGCGCTCGTCTATTCGGTCTGCTCGCTGGAGCCGGAGGAAGGCGAAGCGGTGGCCAGCGCTTTCGCCGCAAGCCGCCCCGATTTTACCCTCGAGGAGTCGGAGCGTATCCTGCCGGGGGCCCATGAAGAGGCGGGCGGCGCCGATGCTTTCTATCTGGCGCGTTTCCGGCGCAATTAG